One region of Ananas comosus cultivar F153 linkage group 9, ASM154086v1, whole genome shotgun sequence genomic DNA includes:
- the LOC109714945 gene encoding ubiquitin carboxyl-terminal hydrolase 27-like isoform X3, which translates to MEEEVEEEEVRCLDLTSYQLHDLGEVEIPESIEELDLTANRLSKLDPRVALLSHLKKLSLRQNLYNDEGIKPLSRWDTISGLHLLVDFESFHCLPLSPVLDRSENIIDGCTLMDCLKHFTAVEHLESYHCSRCWHIAVIKHLSLKSEKDEVILMILRLLSSTYRGSKFDHK; encoded by the exons atggaggaggaggtggaggaggaggaggtgcggTGCCTTGATCTCACGAGCTACCAACTCCACGATCTCGGAGAGGTCGAGATCCCCGAGAGCATCGAGGAGCTGGACCTCACGGCCAATCGCCTATCCAAGCTCGATCCCCGCGTCGCGCTTCTCTCTCACCTGAAGAAGCTCTCGCTCCGCCAAAACCTCTACAACGATGAGGGGATCAAGCCCCTATCCCGCTGGGATACGATCTCCGGATTGCAT CTTTTAGTTGACTTTGAGAGTTTCCACTGCTTGCCACTCTCACCTGTGCTGGATAGAAGTGAAAATATT ATTGATGGATGTACTTTGATGGATTGTCTGAAGCATTTTACTGCTGTAGAGCATCTAGAAAGCTACCATTGCAGTCGATGCTGGCATATCGCTGTCATAAAGCACTTATCTCTTAAATCAGAAAAAGACGAGGTAATTTTGATGATTCTGAGGCTTCTTTCATCAACATACAGAGGATCGAAGTTTGATCATAAATAA
- the LOC109714945 gene encoding ubiquitin carboxyl-terminal hydrolase 27-like isoform X1: protein MRALSLYTNNFNLTRQQDASEAFLHLLSSLKNESSHNYVLHSSSLANITFSSSRIYNRKAGDQHEFERWRQILFGPFEGTIGSILTYRSCSSLLLVDFESFHCLPLSPVLDRSENIIDGCTLMDCLKHFTAVEHLESYHCSRCWHIAVIKHLSLKSEKDEVILMILRLLSSTYRGSKFDHK, encoded by the exons ATGCGCGCTTTAAGCTTATACACCAACAACTTCAATTTAACAAGACAGCAG GATGCTTCAGAAGCTTTTCTTCATCTCTTGTCGTCACTGAAGAATGAGAGCTCCCACAATTACGTGCTACACAGTAGTTCTCTTGCCAACATTACCTTTTCTTCCTCCAGGATATATAACCGGAAGGCAGGAGACCAGCATGAATTTGAGAGGTGGAGACAAATTCTTTTTGGTCCATTTGAAGGCACCATTGGAAGCATATTAACTTACAGAAGTTGTTCATCTCTG CTTTTAGTTGACTTTGAGAGTTTCCACTGCTTGCCACTCTCACCTGTGCTGGATAGAAGTGAAAATATT ATTGATGGATGTACTTTGATGGATTGTCTGAAGCATTTTACTGCTGTAGAGCATCTAGAAAGCTACCATTGCAGTCGATGCTGGCATATCGCTGTCATAAAGCACTTATCTCTTAAATCAGAAAAAGACGAGGTAATTTTGATGATTCTGAGGCTTCTTTCATCAACATACAGAGGATCGAAGTTTGATCATAAATAA
- the LOC109714945 gene encoding ubiquitin carboxyl-terminal hydrolase 27-like isoform X5 produces MRALSLYTNNFNLTRQQDASEAFLHLLSSLKNESSHNYVLHSSSLANITFSSSRIYNRKAGDQHEFERWRQILFGPFEGTIGSILTYRSCSSLLLVDFESFHCLPLSPVLDRSENIIDGCTLMDCLKHFTAVEHLESYHCSRCWHIAVIKHLSLKSEKDEQQA; encoded by the exons ATGCGCGCTTTAAGCTTATACACCAACAACTTCAATTTAACAAGACAGCAG GATGCTTCAGAAGCTTTTCTTCATCTCTTGTCGTCACTGAAGAATGAGAGCTCCCACAATTACGTGCTACACAGTAGTTCTCTTGCCAACATTACCTTTTCTTCCTCCAGGATATATAACCGGAAGGCAGGAGACCAGCATGAATTTGAGAGGTGGAGACAAATTCTTTTTGGTCCATTTGAAGGCACCATTGGAAGCATATTAACTTACAGAAGTTGTTCATCTCTG CTTTTAGTTGACTTTGAGAGTTTCCACTGCTTGCCACTCTCACCTGTGCTGGATAGAAGTGAAAATATT ATTGATGGATGTACTTTGATGGATTGTCTGAAGCATTTTACTGCTGTAGAGCATCTAGAAAGCTACCATTGCAGTCGATGCTGGCATATCGCTGTCATAAAGCACTTATCTCTTAAATCAGAAAAAGACGAG CAACAAGCATGA
- the LOC109714945 gene encoding uncharacterized protein LOC109714945 isoform X7: MEEEVEEEEVRCLDLTSYQLHDLGEVEIPESIEELDLTANRLSKLDPRVALLSHLKKLSLRQNLYNDEGIKPLSRWDTISGLHIDGCTLMDCLKHFTAVEHLESYHCSRCWHIAVIKHLSLKSEKDEVILMILRLLSSTYRGSKFDHK; encoded by the exons atggaggaggaggtggaggaggaggaggtgcggTGCCTTGATCTCACGAGCTACCAACTCCACGATCTCGGAGAGGTCGAGATCCCCGAGAGCATCGAGGAGCTGGACCTCACGGCCAATCGCCTATCCAAGCTCGATCCCCGCGTCGCGCTTCTCTCTCACCTGAAGAAGCTCTCGCTCCGCCAAAACCTCTACAACGATGAGGGGATCAAGCCCCTATCCCGCTGGGATACGATCTCCGGATTGCAT ATTGATGGATGTACTTTGATGGATTGTCTGAAGCATTTTACTGCTGTAGAGCATCTAGAAAGCTACCATTGCAGTCGATGCTGGCATATCGCTGTCATAAAGCACTTATCTCTTAAATCAGAAAAAGACGAGGTAATTTTGATGATTCTGAGGCTTCTTTCATCAACATACAGAGGATCGAAGTTTGATCATAAATAA
- the LOC109714945 gene encoding ubiquitin carboxyl-terminal hydrolase 27-like isoform X6, giving the protein MRALSLYTNNFNLTRQQDASEAFLHLLSSLKNESSHNYVLHSSSLANITFSSSRIYNRKAGDQHEFERWRQILFGPFEGTIGSILTYRSCSSLIDGCTLMDCLKHFTAVEHLESYHCSRCWHIAVIKHLSLKSEKDEVILMILRLLSSTYRGSKFDHK; this is encoded by the exons ATGCGCGCTTTAAGCTTATACACCAACAACTTCAATTTAACAAGACAGCAG GATGCTTCAGAAGCTTTTCTTCATCTCTTGTCGTCACTGAAGAATGAGAGCTCCCACAATTACGTGCTACACAGTAGTTCTCTTGCCAACATTACCTTTTCTTCCTCCAGGATATATAACCGGAAGGCAGGAGACCAGCATGAATTTGAGAGGTGGAGACAAATTCTTTTTGGTCCATTTGAAGGCACCATTGGAAGCATATTAACTTACAGAAGTTGTTCATCTCTG ATTGATGGATGTACTTTGATGGATTGTCTGAAGCATTTTACTGCTGTAGAGCATCTAGAAAGCTACCATTGCAGTCGATGCTGGCATATCGCTGTCATAAAGCACTTATCTCTTAAATCAGAAAAAGACGAGGTAATTTTGATGATTCTGAGGCTTCTTTCATCAACATACAGAGGATCGAAGTTTGATCATAAATAA
- the LOC109714945 gene encoding ubiquitin carboxyl-terminal hydrolase 27-like isoform X2 — MRALSLYTNNFNLTRQQDASEAFLHLLSSLKNESSHNYVLHSSSLANITFSSSRIYNRKAGDQHEFERWRQILFGPFEGTIGSILTYRSCSSLLLVDFESFHCLPLSPVLDRSENIIDGCTLMDCLKHFTAVEHLESYHCSRCWHIAVIKHLSLKSEKDECRLEGRGVIQKS; from the exons ATGCGCGCTTTAAGCTTATACACCAACAACTTCAATTTAACAAGACAGCAG GATGCTTCAGAAGCTTTTCTTCATCTCTTGTCGTCACTGAAGAATGAGAGCTCCCACAATTACGTGCTACACAGTAGTTCTCTTGCCAACATTACCTTTTCTTCCTCCAGGATATATAACCGGAAGGCAGGAGACCAGCATGAATTTGAGAGGTGGAGACAAATTCTTTTTGGTCCATTTGAAGGCACCATTGGAAGCATATTAACTTACAGAAGTTGTTCATCTCTG CTTTTAGTTGACTTTGAGAGTTTCCACTGCTTGCCACTCTCACCTGTGCTGGATAGAAGTGAAAATATT ATTGATGGATGTACTTTGATGGATTGTCTGAAGCATTTTACTGCTGTAGAGCATCTAGAAAGCTACCATTGCAGTCGATGCTGGCATATCGCTGTCATAAAGCACTTATCTCTTAAATCAGAAAAAGACGAG TGCCgcttggagggccgaggcgtcatccaaaaatcatga
- the LOC109714945 gene encoding ubiquitin carboxyl-terminal hydrolase 27-like isoform X4 — translation MRALSLYTNNFNLTRQQDASEAFLHLLSSLKNESSHNYVLHSSSLANITFSSSRIYNRKAGDQHEFERWRQILFGPFEGTIGSILTYRSCSSLLLVDFESFHCLPLSPVLDRSENIIDGCTLMDCLKHFTAVEHLESYHCSRCWHIAVIKHLSLKSEKDETEATSMI, via the exons ATGCGCGCTTTAAGCTTATACACCAACAACTTCAATTTAACAAGACAGCAG GATGCTTCAGAAGCTTTTCTTCATCTCTTGTCGTCACTGAAGAATGAGAGCTCCCACAATTACGTGCTACACAGTAGTTCTCTTGCCAACATTACCTTTTCTTCCTCCAGGATATATAACCGGAAGGCAGGAGACCAGCATGAATTTGAGAGGTGGAGACAAATTCTTTTTGGTCCATTTGAAGGCACCATTGGAAGCATATTAACTTACAGAAGTTGTTCATCTCTG CTTTTAGTTGACTTTGAGAGTTTCCACTGCTTGCCACTCTCACCTGTGCTGGATAGAAGTGAAAATATT ATTGATGGATGTACTTTGATGGATTGTCTGAAGCATTTTACTGCTGTAGAGCATCTAGAAAGCTACCATTGCAGTCGATGCTGGCATATCGCTGTCATAAAGCACTTATCTCTTAAATCAGAAAAAGACGAG ACTGAAGCAACAAGCATGATTTGA